Genomic DNA from Candidatus Sulfurimonas marisnigri:
TGATACTGCTGTCATAGCTTCATTCTTCGATTCTCACCAAGCCGATGCACTAGGATTATTTAATATGTTTAGCGGTAATGCTGTTGAGCGTATGTCAATTATTGCACTTGGAATTATGCCTTATATCACTGCTTCAATTATTATGGAACTTTTAGCTGCAACTTTTGCACCTTTGGGTCAAATGAAAAAAGAGCGTGATGGTATGGTTAAGTATATGCAAATTATACGTTATGCAACTATTGTTATTACAATAATCCAAGCAATCGGTATTAGTGTGGGACTTCAAAGTTTAACTGGACCAAATGGAAACAGTGCTATTCTTGCTGATCATAATACATTTATAATACTTTCTGCTGTTTCAATGCTAGCGGGAACAATGTTACTAATGTGGATAGGTGAGCAGATTACACAAAGTGGCATCGGTAATGGTATTTCACTTATTATTTTTGCTGGTATAGTTTCAGCTATTCCAAGTGCGATTGGTCAAACAATCACAATGGTAAATACAGGGGCTATGAGCTTCTTAACTGTAATAGCAATTCTTGCTCTTATATTTGGAACAGTTGCTGTAATTATCTATGTTGAACTTGGTGAGCGTCGTGTACCTATTACTTATGCTAAAAAAGTTATGATGCAAAATCAGAATAAAAGAGTTATGAATTACATTCCTATCAAAGTTAACTTAGCTGGTGTTATTCCAGTTATCTTCGCTTCTGCAATATTAATGTTTCCAATGACTGTTTTATCAAGTAGTACTAATCCTACTATGATTATGATTGCTGATTATCTAAATCCAAATAGTTATTTCTTTAACTTTTTGACATTTGTATTTGTTGTTTTCTTTGCATTCTTTTACGCATCAATTACTTTTAATGCAAAAGACATTGCAGACAATCTAAAAAAACAAGGTGGCTTTATTCCTGGTATTCGTACTGGTGAAGCGACTAAAGAGTTTTTAAATAAGACAGCTGGTGATTTAACTTTTACTGGTGCTCTTTATCTTGGACTTGTTGCAACTCTGCCATTTATGATTATTAAAGGGATGGGTGTACCATTCTTTTTTGGTGGAACAGCGGTTTTAATCGTTGTTCAAGTGGCACTGGATACAATGAGAAAAATTGAGGCACAAGTTTACATGAGTAAATATGAGACACTAAGTGCAGTTGGACTTTAAATAATGGCCATCGCGCTTAGAAAACCTCAAGAGATTGAGAAGCTTCGTGCTGCTAACAAAATTGTTGGCGGTGCTTTAGAATTACTAAGACAAAACACAAAAGTAGGTGTATCTTTAAAAGAGTTAGATGCTATGGCTGAGGAGTTTATTCTCTCTCATGGCGCTAAACCATCTTTTAAAGGTCTCTACGGCTTTCCTAATGCAGTATGCTGCTCATTAAATCAAGTTATTATTCACGGTATTCCAACAGATTATAAACTCCAAGAGGGTGATTTGATTGGTTATGATATTGGCACTGAATTAGATGGCTGGTTTGGTGATGCAGCTATAACGGTTGGAGTAGGTAAAGTTAGTGCAAAAGATGAAGAGCTGATTGCTTGTGCGAAAGATACTCTTTATGAAGCAATATCTGCTATAAAAGTAGGTATGCGTTTTAAAGAGCTTTCATTAGTATTAGAGAACTCTATTCGTTCAAGAGGTTTTGTTCCACTTTACAACTTTTGTGGTCATGGTATTGGTAAAAAGCCTCATGAAGAGCCTGAAATTCCAAACTACCTTGATGGTAAAAATCCAAATGCTGGTCCAAAGATTAAAAACGGAATGGTTTTTTGTCTTGAGCCTATGATATGTCAAAAAGATTCTAAACCTGTTATCCTAGGTAACAAGTGGGATGTTGTTAGTGCCGATGATTTACGCGGCTCACACTATGAGCATACTGTTGCAATTATCAACGGTAAAGCTGAAATTTTATCTCTCGCTTAGAGAAGTTTGAAGGACTTATAAATGGCTAAATCAGATGTTATCGAAGTAGATGGCAAAATTATAGAAGCTTTGCCTAATGCAACATTTCGTGTTGAATTAGAAAATGGACACATTATTTTATGTCATATCGCAGGAAAAATGCGTATGCACTATATTAAAATACTTCCAGGTGACAAAGTGAAACTTGAACTAACGCCTTACTCACTTGATAAAGGTCGTATCACTTATAGATACAAATAATAGTCTCCCTGATTATCAGGGACTATTTTTTTTTGCTCCATAGATTAACGTAGGTAAGAATTTACCGCCCCACAATATAAACAATAATAGCCATACGCTAAATGATATATCAAACAAGAAGTTCATTCCCCATCCAAAACCTACACTTAGACTATATATTGCACGCATAAGAACAACGGCTTGTATGAACCAAAAGAGAGCTGTTACAAAGGTGTCAGCATGTGGACTTTGAGCTGAATGGCCAAGTGTTACACGAGTTCCAAAGCCAATTAGTATTGTTGTTAAAAAACCTATTGCTATTAGATGTATACCTAAGAAGTAAAACGATGTGTTCAAATAAATTTCACCGACAAGTGATACTGCATCAATAAAGAAAGCTGCTGGAAGCCAAAATAGACCAAGATGAAGCACCCAAAGTATAGATGGAGTATTAAACTTATATATTTTCCATCTTATGAATTCCCATGAGAGGTAGAATCCTAATACTAAATCAATTAAAATTTCTGCTAACTTTATATATTCATATGAATTAAATGTACCAAGTATAGTTTTGAGTACAAATAAAACAAACACTCTTTTTACAAATTTTTCATTTTTTTCTTGCTGGGAATGTGAGAAAAATGGGACCATTCTTTGCGCTATAGAAAATGTCAAAAAAATTAGATACAAAAAAAATGAAAATAGTATAGCAAAGGTTGAAAGCTCAGGAATAAGTAGTGAAATAATCATCAATATATTTCCAACTAGACCAAAGCTAAAAGCACTGAGTATCCAAAAAGCGTCTTGTAAGTTTGTTGCTTTAGAAGTATTGTAAATATTTCTAAGTTTTAATACTATTAAAAAATGACCCAAGGCTAAGGTTAACATAGCAGCAAACATGATTTCAAATTTAAAAAATGCGCCTAAAATATATAGTGATGAACCAGCTAGATTTATCAATAAAATATTTTTATAATATTTTTTCTCGATGGCTTCTACAGAGCAGAATCTTGTATAAGTAGTAAATACAAACCCTGTAAATAAATTTGTAAAGACAATATATATAAGTGAGTAGACATGAAAATTGATTGAGGAGGTTGTTAGCTGAATAATCCCTTTATAACTAAGTGCAAAAAATAAAAGAACAAGAATTGAATTTACAATTCCTAGAACAAAAAATGGTTGATGAGGCTGAGAAAGAAAATAACTCTCTTTCTTTTCTTGTTGCTTAAATGTCAAAAAGACTCCAATTTAAAAAATATTTTTATAGTTATTCAGCCTATATAAAATATAAGTAAAGTTAAAATATTTCTGAATTTCTAAATTCAGAAATTTCAGTCTCTACCATTTCATCAATCATTATTTGAAAAAGCTCTGAGACCATATTTGGAGAGACATCCGCTTTTATCGCAGCGTGACGAACTTTTTGCAGAATATACTCTATTCTATCTTCAGCCTTTACTTCATCAACACTATTTTTAAATGCCGCTGCTTGGCGTATTAGATGACTTCTATCAGATATAAGTTCAACAATTTTGTCATCAAGCATATCTATCTCTTGTCTAACCTCTTCTAGTGAGTTACATTTTTTTATATTTGACATATATTTTCTCCATAATTTATGATATATTATCCAAAAATAGATAATAACTAAGTTACTTTGTATTAAGCAATATTTTGAATGCATGTAAATATTATTTTAGCTATACTTTTTTATACTTAGGTTTTAAAGGAGCTATATATGGAAAATGATTTTAGCTTGGATGGATCTTTAGAACTTATTCAATCAAACTCTACTCTTTTATATGACTTGTATGTAAATTTTATTGAAGTAGACCAAAAAGAATATAAAAAATTAGCCAAAGATTTAGAGATATTTTATGGTTATGGACATACTCCCTTTGGAGATGCTCTTTTAGCATTTAGTACAAAAGGTATGTGCTTTTTAGCTTTTGGGGATGATGAAGAGAAGCTTCATAGTGAGCTTAAGGGAACTTGGAAAAATGCCAAGGTAACTAAAGATGATGAAAAAGTAAAAGAGTATTTAAAAAATATTTTAATTAATGAAAAAAAAGTAGATATATTTGTAAAAGGGACAAATTTTCAGGTAAATGTATGGAAGGCTCTTTTAAATATTGAGTATGGATGTGTGGCTACATACCAAGATATAGCTGATTGTATATGTAAACCAAAAGCAGTAAGAGCTGTAGCGAATGCAATTGGTTCAAATAATATAGCTTATTTTATACCTTGTCATAGAGTCATAGCAAAATCTGGCGCTATAAGTGGTTATAGATGGGGAGTAGATAGAAAAAAAATATTATTAGCATATGAGGCGTCAAAGAGTGAATAAAATATATGAGATTTACAAAACACTTTATGGTACTTATGGTCCACAAGGTTGGTGGCCTTTTATAAACTATAATGGAGTAAATGAAAGCAAGAATGGAAATGTTGATGGTTATCATATAGAGGATTACTCTTTTCCTAGAAATAGTGATGAGGTTTTTGAAGTATGTCTGGGTTCAATACTGACTCAAAACACAACTTTTACATCTGTTGTAAAATCACTGCACAATTTAAAAGACAAAAATGCACTTACTCCAGAAGCTATAAAAAATATGGATATTGATGAGTTAAAAGAGGCTATTAAACCATCAGGATATTTTAATCAAAAAGCTCGTTATATATTGGAATATATCTCTTTTTTTGAAGGCTTAAATGGAGTAACTCCAACTAGAGATGAACTTCTACATGTAGTTGGTATTGGAGAAGAAACAGCAGACTCAATATTACTATATGGATATAACACAGCAGAATTTAAAGTCGATGCTTACACAAAAAGAATGCTTATAGAACTTGGACTTATTGACGAGAAGTTAAAATACAAAGATATAAAAAAACTGATGCAAGACTCTTTAAAAGAGTGCATAAACGATGAGAAAAAGTTAGTGATAGTTTATCAGGAGTTTCATGCTCTTATAGTTAACCACTCAAAAGAGTTTTATTCTAAACAGCCTTATGCTCAAGGATGTTTTTTAAAAGAGAAATATTATGAATAGTTTGTTTGACAAAAATAATAATGTAGCAATACTAGTGGCTGGAATTATAGCGATAGTTGTAGGAGTCGGTGTAGCACGCTTTGCTTTTACTTCGCTTCTTCCATTTATGCTCGAAGATTTTTTATCACTTACAAATGCCGGGATAATGGCATCGTTTAACTTTGCTGGTTATTTATCTGGCGCGATATTTTCTATTTTTATAAAAGATATAAACACAAAAGTAAAGTACTTTAGAATAGGTATGGTTCTTAGTATTATTACTACTTTAGTGCTTGCAACAACAACAAATGAGACTCTGTGGATAGCATCAAGAGTTATCGCAGGGTTTGGCTCTGCAATGGTCTTGATAGTTGGCGGAGCATTGGTTATGGTCAAGCTAAACTTTGAAGATAAAACAAAAGCGATGGGGATTCACTTTAGCGGTATAGGTTTTGCGATACTTATAAGCGAACTGATTAGTCAATATATATTAAAAGATGGGAGTTGGGCCGATGCTTGGCTTGCCTTAGCGATATTCGCTTTTATAATATCTTTTTATTCAGTATATATTTTGTCGTTTGACAAAGAGATAAAGCAAGAGGCAATAAAACATAAACTTTCAAAATCTGTATTTACTCCATATGTTATTTTGCTTATACTGGCCTACTTTACAGAGGGTGTCGGTTTTGTAGTGCAAGGGACATTTTTGCCGGACATAATAAATTCTCTTAAAGGTCTGGATGGCTACGGAAGTATTGGTTGGCTAATGGTTGGAATCGCAGGTATACCATCCTCTATAGTTTTCATGAGATTGGCGCATAACTACGGAAGTGTAAATATAATTATTCTAGCAATGGCTCTGCAAATTGTAGGGATACTTATACCTGTACTGAGTACAAATATCTATCTTAACTTACTAAGCGGTGCTCTTTACGGGAGTACTTTTATAGCACTAGTAGCACTTTTTATGCACCTAGGCGGCAGACTCGCAGGGAATAATCCGGTGGTTTTGATGGGTTCTATGACAGCTGCTTACGGAGTAGGTCAGGTTGGTGCTCCACTTTATAGTGTAGCTTTGATTGAGTATTTTGGAGACTATAACTCTACACTCTATTTGACAGCATTTATAGTTTTTGTAGGGATACTGCTTCTAGTTTATGCAAAAAAAATAGAAAATAAGAGATAACGAATATTTCTACATGTAGATTAGTTCTACATGTAGAAATAAATTGATTAGAATTTTGCGTTAGGAATAGGGTAGTTTTGTACAACAAAGTCTATATCTTTATCACCTCTGCCGCTTAAATTGATTAAAATTGTTTTATCTTTGCCAAGAGTTTTTGCCAGTTTCATGGCATACCCAACAGCGTGAGCAGACTCTAGTGCAGGGATAATACCTTCAAGTTGAGATAGTTTATAAAATGCATCAATTGCTTCTTCGTCGTTGCAAAGAGCAACTGTAGTTCTTCCAGTCTGCATTAAATGTGCATGCTCAGGACCAACGGATGGGTAGTCAATTCCAGAACCAACAGAGTAAACAGGAGCTGGTTCACCATCAGCATCTTTAAGCATTATAGAGTTAAAACCGTGCATAACTCCCTCTTCACCGTAAGTAAGAGTTGCTGCATGTTTACCAAGCTCTTCACCTACACCCATAGGCTCAACACCAATTAAATCTACTTCTTTATCGTCAATAAAACCAGCAAAAATCCCCATGGCATTAGAACCACCACCTACACAAGCCACAACATTGTCTGGTAGTTTTCCTTCATGTTCTAAAAACTGCTCTTTTGATTCAAAACCAATAACAGATTGAAAATCTCTAACCATCATTGGAAAAGGGTGTGGACCAACAACAGAACCAATGCAGTAGATAGCCGTGTCAGCTTGAGGAACATAGCTATCAAAGGCAGAGTCAACAGCTTCTTTTAAAGTTCTTAAACCATGTGTAGCAGGAATAACATTTGCACCAAGTATTTTCATACGAACAACATTTGGGTGTTCTTTTTCAATATCTACTTCACCCATATGTATTTCACACTCTAAACCAAAATATGCTGCTGCAGTTGCAAGAGCAACACCATGTTGACCAGCACCAGTCTCTGCGATAACTTTTTTCTTTCCTAGGTGCTTGGCTAAGATAACTTCTGCCATACAGTGGTTTAGTTTGTGTGCACCAGTATGATTTAAATCTTCTCTTTTTAAGTAAATCTTAGCACCGCCGCAAAGCTCTGTAAGGTTTTTAGCAAATGAGATAGGAGTCGGGCGACCCTGGTAGTGTTTTCTAACATACTTTAATTCATTTATAAATTCAGGAGAATGCTTTAGCTCTTCGTAAGCTTTTGTTATATCTGCAAACGGTTGTTCAAGTACAGGAGGTATGTATGAACCTCCGAATTTTCCAAAGTATCCGTTTTCATCAGGATAAGATTCTAGGTAAGATTTAGACATGAAAGTAGTTCCTTTTAATATTTGTAATAATTATAGTTATTTTGGCTTAGTCTTTGCATAAGTTATATTGTTTTAAAAAAAAATATTGTATACTAGGTAAAAATATTAAAAAGGGTTATTTTGTATTTAAAGTATCTGTTAATCATATTATTTTTTTCATCACTACTTTTTTCAAAAGGAGAAGATGTATCAGTTGATACTATTGATACTATTGAAAAGCTATTAAATAAAAATGAGTACAAGAATAGTTGTGAATTAGTTGATGTGTTTTATAAGAACAACCCTTATGATTTTAAGGCTAATCTTTATTACGGAAAGTGTGCTTATTATAGAGGTGACATAGATGGTGCAATGGCAGCATATGATCGTGCAGATATAATAAATGAAGAGGATTCTTCGGTTCATAAACATTTAGGCGATTTACATGCTTATATAGGCAATATAGAGATTGCTAATGAGGAGTATGACAAGGCAGACAAATTTGGTAATGAAGTTGTTGAGCGTTCAACTATAACGGGACACAAGACCAACACCTTTTCTCTCCTGGCACGTTTTAGCGTAGGTGTTGATGATAATGTCAAATATAATGCTGATATCTCTGACATGAACGAATGGTTCAGTATAACAAATTATCCTACGCAACCAGAATCTGACACATTTATAAAGGAGTATGTTCGCCTAACACATACTTATGACAGTAACCCATTTTCCTCCTTTTACTATAAAAACCAATTACATATTTATAACAAGAACTATAGTAAATTTGATACAGAAGACTTTACTCAAGGAGAGTTTTACAGTGGTCCAGGGTGGGCATCTAGTGATTTTGATATTTGGCTACCAGTAAGTTACACATATATGGCTATTAGTTATGAAGATTATGCAGAAGTTTTCTCTTTTAAACCTCAGGTAAGGAAAAGGTTTGCTAACAAAGTTCTATTAAAAATAGAAGCAGAATATCAATACCAAAAATATTTTAACTGGGATTATGGCGATAAAGACATATATTTTGCTTCTCTCAGTTTAAGTAGATGGTTTGGAAAAAACTACTTGAGGGCTGCTTATCATTATACGAAGGTTGAAAAACATAGCAGTGATTCTCCGCGTATTTTTATAGAAAAAAACATTAATGAATTGGAGGTTAATTACACAAGAAGAGTTACGAAATCTATAGAGTTTGGAATTGGGTATCTATATGCGACATCTCTTTATAAAGATGCTGCAAAGTTTTTATCCGAACAAAGAAGAGAAGATACATTACAAAAGTATTCAGCGTATGTGTCATATAACATAACAAATAATATTGGAGTAATGATGCAATATGCTGATTATGATAACGAAACAAACTACATTCCATCAGACTACGCTAAAGAGGTAATTACTGCTGGATTGTATTTATACTACTAAAATTTAAAGGGGATGTGATGAAATTTTTATTACTTATAGCGATAATGAGTACATTATTGTTGGCTGAGATTGGTAAGGTAATTGTTGTAAATGGTGAAGCATCAATTGAGCGTGATGTAAAGGTTATTAAAGTGAATAATGATATGGGACTTTTTAAGCAGGATATTGTTGAGACTGGCGATGGTCGTTTACAGATGCATTTTAATGACAATAGTGTAATAAGTCTGGGAAAAGAGAGCCGTTTTATAATAGAAGAGTATCTATATGTAAACGATTACAACAGAGTCGCTGCGACTTTTAAGATTGAAAAGGGGTTTGTTAAAACAATTACTGGTGCTATTGGAAAAATGATGCCAGAGCTCTTTGTATTTGAGACTTCTACAACCAAGATTACACCAAACGGTACAATTTGGAGCGTAAAAGTTGATGAAAACAGTGAAGAATATATCGTTAATGAAGGGAAAATAACGCTCTCTTTTAATGATAATAAAGAGAGAGTTATAGAGCTTAATGCCGGGGAGTCAATGATTTTAGAAGTAGGATCATTGGGCGCAAATAAAGTAGTTAAAGGCTTTAAAAAAGTTAAAATTGCCAAAAATGATAAGAAAAATTCTAAAGAGGAAAGCAGCTTAAATGAAGAGAGTGTGTATGAAAATAGTGTTGAGCAGAATAATGCAGTTATTATAGAAGATAATAATATAAATGAAGGTACTATTGTAAATGAACAAGGCGAGATTGTAGAGGACCCGACTTCTATTGATGATGGAAATAACGGTCACGGAAATGACCCTGATGGCATTGATCCCAGCAATCCAGGGAAAGGGAAGTCTAAATAGCTATAAATAAGAGAGATTATGTTTAAATCGTTGTTGCTTTTTTATAATAAGTTGAGTATCGCTAAGAAGCTTCAGTTTCTTGGTTACTCATCAGCTCTCATTGCTTCAACTGTTGTTTTATCTTTACTTTTTATATTTCAGTACACAAGTGAGAGACACTTGACGGTTGAGCAATCAAAAGTATTTGCTAAGATTCTAGCGGATAATATTGCTCCATCGGTAATTAAAGATGATGTCATAGCCATCTCAAATACACTTGCATCTATAGAGTATAACGATAAAATTAATCAGGCATTTGCTTTGAATAAGTCATGGAAAATGTTAGGTGCCTTTCATAAGGGTAATAATTTTGTACAACAGCATAAGATTATTCCTATAATTATAGAAAATCAAAATTTATGGAAAGATGGTTTTTTCTATTCAGTAGTTCCCATTATAGCGGGTAACATTAAGTTAGGACATCTTGTAATTGTATCTTCATTGGATGAGTTTTATGTCAGAATTGTTAAACACTATGCTGTGATTATTTTTATTATTATTATTGCACTATTGAGTACATCAAGGTTTAGAGTTATTTTACAACAGTCTATTCTTCAACCAATTGCCAGATTGGATGAGGTTACTACGCAAATTATTAAAACAAAAAATTTAAATCATGATATTCCAGCTTTTAACAATGATGAAATAGGTGATTTGGCAAAAAATTTCAAACATATGATTAGTGAGTTAAACAATTATAACAATGAGATTAATGCACAAAAAGACACATTGTCTTATCAGGCAAACTACGATTCATTAACAAAACTTCCAAACAGAACACTTTTTTATGATCGACTAAACCAAAGCATATATAAAGCTAGTCGTAATAGTGAAAAATTTGCCATATTTTTTATTGACCTTGACCAGTTTAAAGAGGTAAATGATACATATGGTCATGAATATGGTGATAAACTACTTATAAAAGTCGCTAATCTCTTACAAAATATAATGAGAAAAGATGATACATTGGCTAGACTCGGTGGGGATGAATTTATAATTATCATGAATGATATACAAAAATTTCACTCTGCTTCAGTTCTTGCTCAAAAAATACTTGATATATTTGGAACTAGAATAGAAGTTGAAAAAGAAGAACTCTTTATTACCTGTAGCATTGGTATAAGTATGTACCCGCAAGATTCAACTGATCCAAATGAGCTATTAAGACATGCAGATATTGCAATGTATCGTTCAAAAAGTGATGGAAGAAATGCTTATAATTTTTATGTAGAAGATATGACTACAGAGGTGTTGCATCGTGTTGATATGCAGGTTAGAATTCGTAGGGCATTGGAAGAGAAAGAGTTTATAGTCTATTATCAGCCACAGTACGATATGCGAACTGATGTTCTTATTGGCATGGAAGCGCTTGTTAGGTGGCAGGACAAGGAAAGAGGACTAGTGTTTCCAGGGGACTTTATTGATTTAGCGGACGAATTCGGTATGGTAGTAGGTATTAATCGACAAGTGATGAATATGGCTATGATACAGGCAAAAGAGTGGCATGATCAAAATCTTGACTTTGGCCGTATCTCCATAAATATATCTATTGAGCAGATTGAAAATGAAGACTTTGTAAGTTTCATTCAAAGCATGCTATTAAAAACAGGATGTAGTCCAGACTGGATATGTTTAGAGCTAACCGAAGGGCAGTTAATGAGCAATGCGGATACCGCCATCTCTGTTCTTACACAGATTAGTGATTTTGGAATAAAAATAGCAATTGATGATTTTGGAACTGGGTATTCATCTCTGGCATACCTAAAACATCTTCCTATTGATAAGATTAAAATTGATCGCTCCTTTATTATAGATATTACAACAAATAATGACGATGCAGCGATTGTTGATGCTATAATAGCTGTATCAAAGAGCCTAAAACTTGGTATTATCGCAGAGGGTGTAGAAACTGTAGAGCAAAAAGAGTTTTTAGTTTCTAGAGGGTGTTATGATGTACAAGGTTATCTCTATGGACGCCCTGTGGCGGCCGATGAGATTAGAACAAAACTGATTTCATTGTCTTGATAGTTATTGAACTATATTAAACTGCTTTTTATAAGCTTCTTCAAATGATAAGGTTCTGTCTTTGTAGTCTATCAAATCGCCTATCTCTATCTCAATAATGCGTTGCTCTTTAGGATTTTTTACAGCATCCATAAGTATATCGTTTGCTTTTGAGCGTATAAAAACAGGAAGTATAGGAAGTCTGTTTTTGATTGCTATAATTTGAGCACCCTCTTTAAACTCTGCTATAGGCGAGTCTGTTTTATTTCTAGTTCCCTCAGGAAAAATATATATAGAGTTGCCCTCTTTCACGCAAACTTTTATATCTTTAAAAAAGTCACTCATCTGCAAGGCTTCGCGGTCAAGCAAAATTGTTCCACCATTTCTAGTAAACTTACCAAAAAAAACTGAATTGTATAACTCTTTTTTAGCTATCCAGTGACCAAAAATAGTGCTGTTTTGTGTTGCTAGTTCAACAATAAGAGGATCTATAATAGTCCTATGGTTTGAAGTTAGAAGATATTGCCCATCTTTTGGAATCTTATCTTCATTTATAACTTTTACTTTAATATTTAATTTGCCTAATATTTTATTTGCATAATCTATACGAATTTTTTTTCTATCTATAGAATTGTTTATTTTTGTAAGTTTAAACCCATAGTAGTTTGTAACAATTATTGAATATATTGCCATTTTTATTTGGTTGAGTGTCAAAAGGTCGTTCCTCTAGTTAGCTTTGATTATTTTTTTTGTCTCTCTTGGAATATGGGCAAAAGGGAGGCTTTGCATGCCTGCTTTTACTCCATTTTCAACAACCATAACGTCTACCGTCATAAGTGTTGGTAAAAACCTTATAACTCTATAAGAGATTTTCTCTATATTAAAAGTTATATTTTGGTCAGATAGTTCTACGCTTTTTTTCTTTTTTGCCATAACTTAGTCCTTTAAGTAGATTCCGGTATCTTTTACTTCTATCTTCCCAGCATCAACTAATGTCGTAAGTGAGCGTTTAAAATCTTTTTTGCTTAATCCAAAAACACTTTTTATAAGTTCTGCATCACTTTTATAGTTGTAGGGCATACTTCCGTTGTTCTCTTTTATAAGTGCTATAACTTTATCTGAAGAACCACCACTTTGTTTTGCACCAGGCTTACGAAGGTTAAGGTCAATATTTCCATCACTTCGAATAGTTTTTAT
This window encodes:
- the secY gene encoding preprotein translocase subunit SecY, coding for MNKNLVNKILITIGFLFIYRLLAYVPVPGVDTAVIASFFDSHQADALGLFNMFSGNAVERMSIIALGIMPYITASIIMELLAATFAPLGQMKKERDGMVKYMQIIRYATIVITIIQAIGISVGLQSLTGPNGNSAILADHNTFIILSAVSMLAGTMLLMWIGEQITQSGIGNGISLIIFAGIVSAIPSAIGQTITMVNTGAMSFLTVIAILALIFGTVAVIIYVELGERRVPITYAKKVMMQNQNKRVMNYIPIKVNLAGVIPVIFASAILMFPMTVLSSSTNPTMIMIADYLNPNSYFFNFLTFVFVVFFAFFYASITFNAKDIADNLKKQGGFIPGIRTGEATKEFLNKTAGDLTFTGALYLGLVATLPFMIIKGMGVPFFFGGTAVLIVVQVALDTMRKIEAQVYMSKYETLSAVGL
- the map gene encoding type I methionyl aminopeptidase, producing the protein MAIALRKPQEIEKLRAANKIVGGALELLRQNTKVGVSLKELDAMAEEFILSHGAKPSFKGLYGFPNAVCCSLNQVIIHGIPTDYKLQEGDLIGYDIGTELDGWFGDAAITVGVGKVSAKDEELIACAKDTLYEAISAIKVGMRFKELSLVLENSIRSRGFVPLYNFCGHGIGKKPHEEPEIPNYLDGKNPNAGPKIKNGMVFCLEPMICQKDSKPVILGNKWDVVSADDLRGSHYEHTVAIINGKAEILSLA
- the infA gene encoding translation initiation factor IF-1; the protein is MAKSDVIEVDGKIIEALPNATFRVELENGHIILCHIAGKMRMHYIKILPGDKVKLELTPYSLDKGRITYRYK
- a CDS encoding NnrS family protein; the encoded protein is MTFKQQEKKESYFLSQPHQPFFVLGIVNSILVLLFFALSYKGIIQLTTSSINFHVYSLIYIVFTNLFTGFVFTTYTRFCSVEAIEKKYYKNILLINLAGSSLYILGAFFKFEIMFAAMLTLALGHFLIVLKLRNIYNTSKATNLQDAFWILSAFSFGLVGNILMIISLLIPELSTFAILFSFFLYLIFLTFSIAQRMVPFFSHSQQEKNEKFVKRVFVLFVLKTILGTFNSYEYIKLAEILIDLVLGFYLSWEFIRWKIYKFNTPSILWVLHLGLFWLPAAFFIDAVSLVGEIYLNTSFYFLGIHLIAIGFLTTILIGFGTRVTLGHSAQSPHADTFVTALFWFIQAVVLMRAIYSLSVGFGWGMNFLFDISFSVWLLLFILWGGKFLPTLIYGAKKNSP
- a CDS encoding chorismate mutase, whose protein sequence is MSNIKKCNSLEEVRQEIDMLDDKIVELISDRSHLIRQAAAFKNSVDEVKAEDRIEYILQKVRHAAIKADVSPNMVSELFQIMIDEMVETEISEFRNSEIF
- a CDS encoding methylated-DNA--[protein]-cysteine S-methyltransferase — its product is MENDFSLDGSLELIQSNSTLLYDLYVNFIEVDQKEYKKLAKDLEIFYGYGHTPFGDALLAFSTKGMCFLAFGDDEEKLHSELKGTWKNAKVTKDDEKVKEYLKNILINEKKVDIFVKGTNFQVNVWKALLNIEYGCVATYQDIADCICKPKAVRAVANAIGSNNIAYFIPCHRVIAKSGAISGYRWGVDRKKILLAYEASKSE
- a CDS encoding endonuclease III domain-containing protein is translated as MNKIYEIYKTLYGTYGPQGWWPFINYNGVNESKNGNVDGYHIEDYSFPRNSDEVFEVCLGSILTQNTTFTSVVKSLHNLKDKNALTPEAIKNMDIDELKEAIKPSGYFNQKARYILEYISFFEGLNGVTPTRDELLHVVGIGEETADSILLYGYNTAEFKVDAYTKRMLIELGLIDEKLKYKDIKKLMQDSLKECINDEKKLVIVYQEFHALIVNHSKEFYSKQPYAQGCFLKEKYYE
- a CDS encoding YbfB/YjiJ family MFS transporter, encoding MNSLFDKNNNVAILVAGIIAIVVGVGVARFAFTSLLPFMLEDFLSLTNAGIMASFNFAGYLSGAIFSIFIKDINTKVKYFRIGMVLSIITTLVLATTTNETLWIASRVIAGFGSAMVLIVGGALVMVKLNFEDKTKAMGIHFSGIGFAILISELISQYILKDGSWADAWLALAIFAFIISFYSVYILSFDKEIKQEAIKHKLSKSVFTPYVILLILAYFTEGVGFVVQGTFLPDIINSLKGLDGYGSIGWLMVGIAGIPSSIVFMRLAHNYGSVNIIILAMALQIVGILIPVLSTNIYLNLLSGALYGSTFIALVALFMHLGGRLAGNNPVVLMGSMTAAYGVGQVGAPLYSVALIEYFGDYNSTLYLTAFIVFVGILLLVYAKKIENKR